In Hyla sarda isolate aHylSar1 chromosome 9, aHylSar1.hap1, whole genome shotgun sequence, the following proteins share a genomic window:
- the LHX2 gene encoding LIM/homeobox protein Lhx2 isoform X2 — MPSISNDRAALCAGCGGKISDRYYLLAVDKQWHMRCLKCCECKLNLESELTCFSKDGSIYCKEDYYRRFSVQRCARCHLGISASEMVMRARDLVYHLNCFTCNTCNKMLTTGDHFGMKDNLVYCRLHFETLIQGEYQVHFNHSDVTSGKGSGLGSGATSLGLPYYNGVGTVQKGRPRKRKSPGPGADLAAYNAALSCNENDGDHMDRDQQYTPNQKTKRMRTSFKHHQLRTMKSYFAINHNPDAKDLKQLAQKTGLTKRVLQVWFQNARAKFRRNLLRQENNGVDKTSDSTLQAGTPSGPASEISNASMSPSTTPTTLTDLTNPTMPTVTSVLTSVPGSLDVRESRSPPQTTLTNLF, encoded by the exons ATGCCCTCCATTAGCAATGACAGGGCTGCTCTGTGTGCCGGCTGTGGAGGGAAGATCTCGGACAGGTATTACCTCCTGGCAGTGGACAAACAGTGGCACATGCGTTGCTTGAAGTGTTGTGAATGTAAATTAAACTTGGAGTCTGAGCTGACTTGCTTCAGTAAAGATGGCAGCATCTACTGCAAAGAGGACTATTACAG GAGGTTTTCAGTCCAGAGATGTGCCAGATGTCACTTGGGGATCTCGGCCTCTGAGATGGTCATGAGAGCCAGGGACTTAGTCTACCACCTCAACTGCTTTACCTGCAACACTTGCAACAAAATGTTGACCACTGGGGACCATTTTGGGATGAAGGACAATCTGGTCTACTGCAGGCTCCACTTTGAGACTTTAATCCAGGGAGAGTATCAAGTCCATTTTAATCACTCGGATGTGACATCAGGGAAGGGTTCAGGACTGGGGTCTGGGGCTACCTCCTTGGGGCTGCCTTATTACAATGGTGTGGGGACTGTGCAGAAGGGCAGGCCTAGGAAGAGGAAGAGTCCAGGGCCTGGTGCAGACCTGGCAGCCTACAatgcag CTCTAAGCTGCAATGAAAATGATGGAGACCACATGGACAGAGACCAACAGTACACCCCCAACCAGAAAACCAAACGCATGAGGACCTCTTTCAAACACCATCAGCTGCGGACAATGAAATCTTACTTTGCTATTAACCACAATCCAGATGCCAAGGACTTAAAGCAACTAGCACAGAAGACAGGCTTAACCAAAAGAGTTTTACag gTATGGTTTCAAAATGCACGAGCCAAATTCAGAAGGAACCTTCTTCGGCAAGAAAATAATGGTGTGGACAAAACATCAGATTCTACTCTTCAAGCCGGGACTCCATCAGGACCAGCCTCTGAAATCTCAAATGCCTCAATGAGTCCCTCCACTACCCCAACCACATTAACAGACTTAACTAATCCCACCATGCCAACTGTGACCTCCGTACTGACTTCCGTGCCTGGCAGCTTGGACGTACGTGAATCTCGAAGCCCTCCACAGACAACACTCACAAatctcttctga